From the Kogia breviceps isolate mKogBre1 chromosome 3, mKogBre1 haplotype 1, whole genome shotgun sequence genome, one window contains:
- the SEMA6D gene encoding semaphorin-6D isoform X5 translates to MRFFLLCAYMLLLMISQLRAVSFPEDDEPLNTVDYHYSRQYPVFRGRPSGNESQHRLDFQLMLKIRDTLYIAGRDQVYTVNLNEIPKTEVIPNKKLTWRSRQQDRENCAMKGKHKDECHNFIKVFVPRNDEMVFVCGTNAFNPMCRYYRLNTLEYDGEEISGLARCPFDARQTNVALFADGKLYSATVADFLASDAVIYRSMGDGSALRTIKYDSKWIKEPHFLHAIEYGNYVYFFFREIAVEHNNLGKAVYSRVARICKNDMGGSQRVLEKHWTSFLKARLNCSVPGDSFFYFDVLQSVTDIIQINGIPTVVGVFTTQLNSIPGSAVCAFSMDDIEKVFRGRFKEQKTPDSVWTAVPEDKVPKPRPGCCAKHGLAEAYKTSIDFPDETLSFIKSHPLMDSAVPPIADEPWFTKTRIRYRLTAIAVDHSAGPHQNYTVIFVGSEAGMVLKVLAKTSPFSLNDSVLLEEIEAYNQAKCNAENEEDRKVISLQLDKDHHALYVAFSSCVIRIPLSRCERYGSCKKSCIASRDPYCGWLSPGACGEVTPGMLAGGFEQDTEYGNTAHLGDCHDMEVSSSSVTTMASIPEITPKVIDTWRPKLTSSRKFVVQDDPNTSDFTDPLSGIPKGVRWEVQSGESNQMVHMNVLITCVFAAFVLGAFIAGVAVYCYRDMFVRKNRKIHKDAESAQSCTDSSGSFAKLNGLFDSPVKEYQQNIDSPKLYSNLLTSRKELPPNGDTKCMVMDHRGQPPELAALPTPESTPVLHQKTLQAMKSHSDKAHNHGASRKETPQFFPSSPPPHSPLSHGHIPSAIVLPNATHDYNTSFSNSNAHKAEKKLQNIDHPLTKSSSKRDHRRSVDSRNTLNDLLKHLNDPNSNPKAIMGDIQMAHQTLMLDPVGPMSEVPPKVPNREASLYSPPSTLPRNSPTKRVDVPTTPGVPMTSLERQRGYHKNSSQRHSISAMPKNLSSPNGVLLSRQPSMNRGGYMPTPAGAKVDYIQGTPVSVHLQPSLSRQSSYTSNGTLPRTGLKRTPSLKPDVPPKPSFVPQTTSVRPLNKYTY, encoded by the exons ATGAGGTTCTTCCTGCTTTGTGCCTACATGCTGCTTCTGATGATTTCCCAGTTGAGAGCAGTCAGCTTTCCTGAAGACGATGAACCCCTTAATACTGTTGACTATCACT ATTCAAGGCAATATCCGGTTTTTAGAGGACGCCCTTCAGGCAATGAATCACAGCATAGGCTGGACTTTCAGCTGATGTTGAAAATTCGAGACACACTTTATATTGCTGGCAG GGATCAAGTTTATACAGTAAACTTAAATGAAATCCCCAAAACAGAAGTAATACCAAACAAG AAACTGACATGGCGGTCAAGACAACAGGATCGAGAAAACTGTGCTATgaaaggcaaacataaa GATGAATGCCACAACTTTATTAAAGTATTTGTTCCGAGAAACGATGAGATGGTTTTTGTTTGTGGCACCAATGCTTTTAATCCCATGTGTAGATACTATAGG ttgAATACCTTAGAGTATGATGGGGAAGAAATTAGTGGCTTGGCAAGGTGCCCATTTGATGCCAGACAAACCAATGTTGCCCTTTTTGCTG ATGGGAAGCTGTATTCTGCCACAGTGGCTGACTTCTTGGCCAGTGATGCTGTTATTTATCGAAGCATGGGCGATGGATCTGCCCTTCGTACTATAAAATATGATTCCAAGTGGATCAAAG agccaCACTTTCTTCATGCCATAGAATATGGAAActatgtctatttcttctttcgaGAAATTGCTGTAGAACATAATAATTTGGGCAAG GCTGTATATTCCCGTGTGGCCCGCATATGTAAAAACGACATGGGTGGCTCCCAGCGGGTCCTGGAGAAACACTGGACTTCATTTCTGAAGGCTCGGCTTAACTGTTCTGTCCCCGGAGATTCATTTTTCTACTTTGATGTTCTGCAGTCTGTCACAGACATAATACAAATCAATGGCATCCCCACTGTGGTCGGGGTGTTTACCACACAGCTCAACAG CATTCCTGGTTCTGCAGTCTGTGCATTTAGCATGGATGACATTGAAAAAGTATTCAGAGGACGgtttaaagaacagaaaactCCAGATTCTGTTTGGACAGCAGTCCCTGAAGACAAAGTACCAAAGccaag GCCTGGCTGTTGTGCAAAGCATGGGCTTGCCGAAGCTTATAAAACCTCCATCGATTTCCCTGATGAAACCCTGTCATTCATTAAATCCCACCCCCTGATGGACTCTGCCGTCCCACCCATTGCCGACGAGCCCTGGTTCACAAAGACTCGGATCAG GTACAGACTGACGGCCATTGCCGTTGACCATTCTGCTGGACCCCACCAGAACTACACAGTCATCTTTGTTGGCTCGGAAGCTGGAATGGTACTTAAAGTTTTGGCAAAGACCAGTCCTTTCTCTTTGAATGACAGCGTGTTACTGGAAGAGATTGAAGCGTACAACCAGGCAAA GTGCAATGCTGAGAATGAGGAGGACAGAAAGGTCATCTCCCTCCAGTTGGATAAAGATCATCATGCTTTATATGTGGCGTTCTCTAGCTGTGTTATCCGCATCCCCCTCAGTCGCTGTGAGCGTTATGGATCATGTAAAAA GTCTTGTATTGCATCTCGAGACCCATACTGTGGCTGGTTAAGCCCAGGGGCCTGTGGTGAAGTGACCCCAGGGATGCT CGCTGGAGGATTTGAACAGGACACGGAATATGGCAACACAGCCCATCTGGGAGACTGCCATG ACATGGAGGTATCTTCATCTTCTGTTACCACAATGGCAAGTATCCCAGAAATTACACCTAAAGTGATTGATACCTGGAGACCTAAACTGACCAGCTCCCGGAAATTTGTAGTTCAAGATGACCCAAACACTTCTGATTTTACTGATCCTTTATCAGGTATCCCAAAGG GTGTACGATGGGAAGTCCAATCTGGAGAGTCCAACCAGATGGTCCACATGAATGTCCTCATCACCTGTGTCTTTGCAGCTTTTGTTTTGGGTGCATTCATTGCAGGTGTGGCAGTATACTGCTATCGTGACATGTTTGTTCGGAAAAACAGAAAGATCCATAAAGATGCAGAATCTGCCCAGTCGTGCACAGACTCCAGTGGAAGTTTTGCCAAGCTGAATGGTCTCTTTGACAGCCCAGTCAAGGAATATCAACAGAATATAGATTCTCCCAAATTGTATAGTAACCTGCTGACCAGTCGGAAAGAGCTGCCACCCAATGGAGATACGAAATGCATGGTCATGGACCATCGAGGCCAACCTCCCGAGCTGGCTGCTCTCCCGACACCTGAGTCTACACCTGTGCTTCACCAGAAGACCCTGCAGGCCATGAAGAGCCACTCAGACAAGGCCCACAACCATGGGGCTTCAAGGAAAGAAACCCCCCAGTTTTTTCCTTCTAGTCCTCCACCCCATTCCCCACTAAGTCATGGACATATCCCCAGTGCCATTGTCCTTCCTAATGCTACCCATGACTACAacacatctttctcaaactccaaTGCTCACAAAGCTGAAAAGAAACTTCAAAACATTGACCACCCTCTTACAAAGTCATCCAGTAAAAGAGATCACCGGCGTTCTGTGGATTCCAGAAATACCCTCAACGATCTCCTGAAGCATCTAAATGACCCAAATAGTAACCCCAAAGCCATCATGGGAGACATCCAAATGGCCCACCAGACCCTAATGCTGGATCCCGTGGGACCTATGTCTGAGGTCCCGCCCAAGGTCCCTAACCGCGAGGCATCACTCTACTCTCCTCCCTCGACTCTCCCCAGAAATAGCCCAACCAAGCGAGTGGACGTCCCCACCACTCCTGGCGTCCCAATGACTTCTCTGGAAAGACAAAGGGGTTATCATAAAAATTCCTCCCAGAGGCACTCTATATCTGCTATGCCTAAAAACTTAAGTTCACCAAATGGTGTTTTGTTATCTAGACAGCCTAGTATGAACCGTGGAGGCTACATGCCGACCCCCGCAGGGGCGAAGGTGGACTATATTCAGGGAACACCGGTGAGTGTTCATCTGCAGCCTTCCCTCTCCAGACAGAGCAGCTACACCAGTAATGGCACCCTTCCCAGGACGGGACTAAAGAGGACACCGTCCTTAAAACCTGACGTACCACCAAAGCCTTCATTTGTTCCCCAAACCACATCTGTCAGACCACTGAACAAATATACTTACTAG
- the SEMA6D gene encoding semaphorin-6D isoform X2 codes for MRFFLLCAYMLLLMISQLRAVSFPEDDEPLNTVDYHYSRQYPVFRGRPSGNESQHRLDFQLMLKIRDTLYIAGRDQVYTVNLNEIPKTEVIPNKKLTWRSRQQDRENCAMKGKHKDECHNFIKVFVPRNDEMVFVCGTNAFNPMCRYYRLNTLEYDGEEISGLARCPFDARQTNVALFADGKLYSATVADFLASDAVIYRSMGDGSALRTIKYDSKWIKEPHFLHAIEYGNYVYFFFREIAVEHNNLGKAVYSRVARICKNDMGGSQRVLEKHWTSFLKARLNCSVPGDSFFYFDVLQSVTDIIQINGIPTVVGVFTTQLNSIPGSAVCAFSMDDIEKVFRGRFKEQKTPDSVWTAVPEDKVPKPRPGCCAKHGLAEAYKTSIDFPDETLSFIKSHPLMDSAVPPIADEPWFTKTRIRYRLTAIAVDHSAGPHQNYTVIFVGSEAGMVLKVLAKTSPFSLNDSVLLEEIEAYNQAKCNAENEEDRKVISLQLDKDHHALYVAFSSCVIRIPLSRCERYGSCKKSCIASRDPYCGWLSPGACGEVTPGMLLLTEDFFAFHNHSAGGFEQDTEYGNTAHLGDCHEILPTSTTPDYKIFGGPTSDMEVSSSSVTTMASIPEITPKVIDTWRPKLTSSRKFVVQDDPNTSDFTDPLSGVRWEVQSGESNQMVHMNVLITCVFAAFVLGAFIAGVAVYCYRDMFVRKNRKIHKDAESAQSCTDSSGSFAKLNGLFDSPVKEYQQNIDSPKLYSNLLTSRKELPPNGDTKCMVMDHRGQPPELAALPTPESTPVLHQKTLQAMKSHSDKAHNHGASRKETPQFFPSSPPPHSPLSHGHIPSAIVLPNATHDYNTSFSNSNAHKAEKKLQNIDHPLTKSSSKRDHRRSVDSRNTLNDLLKHLNDPNSNPKAIMGDIQMAHQTLMLDPVGPMSEVPPKVPNREASLYSPPSTLPRNSPTKRVDVPTTPGVPMTSLERQRGYHKNSSQRHSISAMPKNLSSPNGVLLSRQPSMNRGGYMPTPAGAKVDYIQGTPVSVHLQPSLSRQSSYTSNGTLPRTGLKRTPSLKPDVPPKPSFVPQTTSVRPLNKYTY; via the exons ATGAGGTTCTTCCTGCTTTGTGCCTACATGCTGCTTCTGATGATTTCCCAGTTGAGAGCAGTCAGCTTTCCTGAAGACGATGAACCCCTTAATACTGTTGACTATCACT ATTCAAGGCAATATCCGGTTTTTAGAGGACGCCCTTCAGGCAATGAATCACAGCATAGGCTGGACTTTCAGCTGATGTTGAAAATTCGAGACACACTTTATATTGCTGGCAG GGATCAAGTTTATACAGTAAACTTAAATGAAATCCCCAAAACAGAAGTAATACCAAACAAG AAACTGACATGGCGGTCAAGACAACAGGATCGAGAAAACTGTGCTATgaaaggcaaacataaa GATGAATGCCACAACTTTATTAAAGTATTTGTTCCGAGAAACGATGAGATGGTTTTTGTTTGTGGCACCAATGCTTTTAATCCCATGTGTAGATACTATAGG ttgAATACCTTAGAGTATGATGGGGAAGAAATTAGTGGCTTGGCAAGGTGCCCATTTGATGCCAGACAAACCAATGTTGCCCTTTTTGCTG ATGGGAAGCTGTATTCTGCCACAGTGGCTGACTTCTTGGCCAGTGATGCTGTTATTTATCGAAGCATGGGCGATGGATCTGCCCTTCGTACTATAAAATATGATTCCAAGTGGATCAAAG agccaCACTTTCTTCATGCCATAGAATATGGAAActatgtctatttcttctttcgaGAAATTGCTGTAGAACATAATAATTTGGGCAAG GCTGTATATTCCCGTGTGGCCCGCATATGTAAAAACGACATGGGTGGCTCCCAGCGGGTCCTGGAGAAACACTGGACTTCATTTCTGAAGGCTCGGCTTAACTGTTCTGTCCCCGGAGATTCATTTTTCTACTTTGATGTTCTGCAGTCTGTCACAGACATAATACAAATCAATGGCATCCCCACTGTGGTCGGGGTGTTTACCACACAGCTCAACAG CATTCCTGGTTCTGCAGTCTGTGCATTTAGCATGGATGACATTGAAAAAGTATTCAGAGGACGgtttaaagaacagaaaactCCAGATTCTGTTTGGACAGCAGTCCCTGAAGACAAAGTACCAAAGccaag GCCTGGCTGTTGTGCAAAGCATGGGCTTGCCGAAGCTTATAAAACCTCCATCGATTTCCCTGATGAAACCCTGTCATTCATTAAATCCCACCCCCTGATGGACTCTGCCGTCCCACCCATTGCCGACGAGCCCTGGTTCACAAAGACTCGGATCAG GTACAGACTGACGGCCATTGCCGTTGACCATTCTGCTGGACCCCACCAGAACTACACAGTCATCTTTGTTGGCTCGGAAGCTGGAATGGTACTTAAAGTTTTGGCAAAGACCAGTCCTTTCTCTTTGAATGACAGCGTGTTACTGGAAGAGATTGAAGCGTACAACCAGGCAAA GTGCAATGCTGAGAATGAGGAGGACAGAAAGGTCATCTCCCTCCAGTTGGATAAAGATCATCATGCTTTATATGTGGCGTTCTCTAGCTGTGTTATCCGCATCCCCCTCAGTCGCTGTGAGCGTTATGGATCATGTAAAAA GTCTTGTATTGCATCTCGAGACCCATACTGTGGCTGGTTAAGCCCAGGGGCCTGTGGTGAAGTGACCCCAGGGATGCT GCTGTTAACTGAAGACTTCTTTGCTTTCCATAACCACAGCGCTGGAGGATTTGAACAGGACACGGAATATGGCAACACAGCCCATCTGGGAGACTGCCATG aaatTTTGCCTACTTCAACTACACCAGATTACAAAATATTTGGAGGTCCAACATCtg ACATGGAGGTATCTTCATCTTCTGTTACCACAATGGCAAGTATCCCAGAAATTACACCTAAAGTGATTGATACCTGGAGACCTAAACTGACCAGCTCCCGGAAATTTGTAGTTCAAGATGACCCAAACACTTCTGATTTTACTGATCCTTTATCAG GTGTACGATGGGAAGTCCAATCTGGAGAGTCCAACCAGATGGTCCACATGAATGTCCTCATCACCTGTGTCTTTGCAGCTTTTGTTTTGGGTGCATTCATTGCAGGTGTGGCAGTATACTGCTATCGTGACATGTTTGTTCGGAAAAACAGAAAGATCCATAAAGATGCAGAATCTGCCCAGTCGTGCACAGACTCCAGTGGAAGTTTTGCCAAGCTGAATGGTCTCTTTGACAGCCCAGTCAAGGAATATCAACAGAATATAGATTCTCCCAAATTGTATAGTAACCTGCTGACCAGTCGGAAAGAGCTGCCACCCAATGGAGATACGAAATGCATGGTCATGGACCATCGAGGCCAACCTCCCGAGCTGGCTGCTCTCCCGACACCTGAGTCTACACCTGTGCTTCACCAGAAGACCCTGCAGGCCATGAAGAGCCACTCAGACAAGGCCCACAACCATGGGGCTTCAAGGAAAGAAACCCCCCAGTTTTTTCCTTCTAGTCCTCCACCCCATTCCCCACTAAGTCATGGACATATCCCCAGTGCCATTGTCCTTCCTAATGCTACCCATGACTACAacacatctttctcaaactccaaTGCTCACAAAGCTGAAAAGAAACTTCAAAACATTGACCACCCTCTTACAAAGTCATCCAGTAAAAGAGATCACCGGCGTTCTGTGGATTCCAGAAATACCCTCAACGATCTCCTGAAGCATCTAAATGACCCAAATAGTAACCCCAAAGCCATCATGGGAGACATCCAAATGGCCCACCAGACCCTAATGCTGGATCCCGTGGGACCTATGTCTGAGGTCCCGCCCAAGGTCCCTAACCGCGAGGCATCACTCTACTCTCCTCCCTCGACTCTCCCCAGAAATAGCCCAACCAAGCGAGTGGACGTCCCCACCACTCCTGGCGTCCCAATGACTTCTCTGGAAAGACAAAGGGGTTATCATAAAAATTCCTCCCAGAGGCACTCTATATCTGCTATGCCTAAAAACTTAAGTTCACCAAATGGTGTTTTGTTATCTAGACAGCCTAGTATGAACCGTGGAGGCTACATGCCGACCCCCGCAGGGGCGAAGGTGGACTATATTCAGGGAACACCGGTGAGTGTTCATCTGCAGCCTTCCCTCTCCAGACAGAGCAGCTACACCAGTAATGGCACCCTTCCCAGGACGGGACTAAAGAGGACACCGTCCTTAAAACCTGACGTACCACCAAAGCCTTCATTTGTTCCCCAAACCACATCTGTCAGACCACTGAACAAATATACTTACTAG
- the SEMA6D gene encoding semaphorin-6D isoform X4, which produces MRFFLLCAYMLLLMISQLRAVSFPEDDEPLNTVDYHYSRQYPVFRGRPSGNESQHRLDFQLMLKIRDTLYIAGRDQVYTVNLNEIPKTEVIPNKKLTWRSRQQDRENCAMKGKHKDECHNFIKVFVPRNDEMVFVCGTNAFNPMCRYYRLNTLEYDGEEISGLARCPFDARQTNVALFADGKLYSATVADFLASDAVIYRSMGDGSALRTIKYDSKWIKEPHFLHAIEYGNYVYFFFREIAVEHNNLGKAVYSRVARICKNDMGGSQRVLEKHWTSFLKARLNCSVPGDSFFYFDVLQSVTDIIQINGIPTVVGVFTTQLNSIPGSAVCAFSMDDIEKVFRGRFKEQKTPDSVWTAVPEDKVPKPRPGCCAKHGLAEAYKTSIDFPDETLSFIKSHPLMDSAVPPIADEPWFTKTRIRYRLTAIAVDHSAGPHQNYTVIFVGSEAGMVLKVLAKTSPFSLNDSVLLEEIEAYNQAKCNAENEEDRKVISLQLDKDHHALYVAFSSCVIRIPLSRCERYGSCKKSCIASRDPYCGWLSPGACGEVTPGMLLLTEDFFAFHNHSAGGFEQDTEYGNTAHLGDCHDMEVSSSSVTTMASIPEITPKVIDTWRPKLTSSRKFVVQDDPNTSDFTDPLSGIPKGVRWEVQSGESNQMVHMNVLITCVFAAFVLGAFIAGVAVYCYRDMFVRKNRKIHKDAESAQSCTDSSGSFAKLNGLFDSPVKEYQQNIDSPKLYSNLLTSRKELPPNGDTKCMVMDHRGQPPELAALPTPESTPVLHQKTLQAMKSHSDKAHNHGASRKETPQFFPSSPPPHSPLSHGHIPSAIVLPNATHDYNTSFSNSNAHKAEKKLQNIDHPLTKSSSKRDHRRSVDSRNTLNDLLKHLNDPNSNPKAIMGDIQMAHQTLMLDPVGPMSEVPPKVPNREASLYSPPSTLPRNSPTKRVDVPTTPGVPMTSLERQRGYHKNSSQRHSISAMPKNLSSPNGVLLSRQPSMNRGGYMPTPAGAKVDYIQGTPVSVHLQPSLSRQSSYTSNGTLPRTGLKRTPSLKPDVPPKPSFVPQTTSVRPLNKYTY; this is translated from the exons ATGAGGTTCTTCCTGCTTTGTGCCTACATGCTGCTTCTGATGATTTCCCAGTTGAGAGCAGTCAGCTTTCCTGAAGACGATGAACCCCTTAATACTGTTGACTATCACT ATTCAAGGCAATATCCGGTTTTTAGAGGACGCCCTTCAGGCAATGAATCACAGCATAGGCTGGACTTTCAGCTGATGTTGAAAATTCGAGACACACTTTATATTGCTGGCAG GGATCAAGTTTATACAGTAAACTTAAATGAAATCCCCAAAACAGAAGTAATACCAAACAAG AAACTGACATGGCGGTCAAGACAACAGGATCGAGAAAACTGTGCTATgaaaggcaaacataaa GATGAATGCCACAACTTTATTAAAGTATTTGTTCCGAGAAACGATGAGATGGTTTTTGTTTGTGGCACCAATGCTTTTAATCCCATGTGTAGATACTATAGG ttgAATACCTTAGAGTATGATGGGGAAGAAATTAGTGGCTTGGCAAGGTGCCCATTTGATGCCAGACAAACCAATGTTGCCCTTTTTGCTG ATGGGAAGCTGTATTCTGCCACAGTGGCTGACTTCTTGGCCAGTGATGCTGTTATTTATCGAAGCATGGGCGATGGATCTGCCCTTCGTACTATAAAATATGATTCCAAGTGGATCAAAG agccaCACTTTCTTCATGCCATAGAATATGGAAActatgtctatttcttctttcgaGAAATTGCTGTAGAACATAATAATTTGGGCAAG GCTGTATATTCCCGTGTGGCCCGCATATGTAAAAACGACATGGGTGGCTCCCAGCGGGTCCTGGAGAAACACTGGACTTCATTTCTGAAGGCTCGGCTTAACTGTTCTGTCCCCGGAGATTCATTTTTCTACTTTGATGTTCTGCAGTCTGTCACAGACATAATACAAATCAATGGCATCCCCACTGTGGTCGGGGTGTTTACCACACAGCTCAACAG CATTCCTGGTTCTGCAGTCTGTGCATTTAGCATGGATGACATTGAAAAAGTATTCAGAGGACGgtttaaagaacagaaaactCCAGATTCTGTTTGGACAGCAGTCCCTGAAGACAAAGTACCAAAGccaag GCCTGGCTGTTGTGCAAAGCATGGGCTTGCCGAAGCTTATAAAACCTCCATCGATTTCCCTGATGAAACCCTGTCATTCATTAAATCCCACCCCCTGATGGACTCTGCCGTCCCACCCATTGCCGACGAGCCCTGGTTCACAAAGACTCGGATCAG GTACAGACTGACGGCCATTGCCGTTGACCATTCTGCTGGACCCCACCAGAACTACACAGTCATCTTTGTTGGCTCGGAAGCTGGAATGGTACTTAAAGTTTTGGCAAAGACCAGTCCTTTCTCTTTGAATGACAGCGTGTTACTGGAAGAGATTGAAGCGTACAACCAGGCAAA GTGCAATGCTGAGAATGAGGAGGACAGAAAGGTCATCTCCCTCCAGTTGGATAAAGATCATCATGCTTTATATGTGGCGTTCTCTAGCTGTGTTATCCGCATCCCCCTCAGTCGCTGTGAGCGTTATGGATCATGTAAAAA GTCTTGTATTGCATCTCGAGACCCATACTGTGGCTGGTTAAGCCCAGGGGCCTGTGGTGAAGTGACCCCAGGGATGCT GCTGTTAACTGAAGACTTCTTTGCTTTCCATAACCACAGCGCTGGAGGATTTGAACAGGACACGGAATATGGCAACACAGCCCATCTGGGAGACTGCCATG ACATGGAGGTATCTTCATCTTCTGTTACCACAATGGCAAGTATCCCAGAAATTACACCTAAAGTGATTGATACCTGGAGACCTAAACTGACCAGCTCCCGGAAATTTGTAGTTCAAGATGACCCAAACACTTCTGATTTTACTGATCCTTTATCAGGTATCCCAAAGG GTGTACGATGGGAAGTCCAATCTGGAGAGTCCAACCAGATGGTCCACATGAATGTCCTCATCACCTGTGTCTTTGCAGCTTTTGTTTTGGGTGCATTCATTGCAGGTGTGGCAGTATACTGCTATCGTGACATGTTTGTTCGGAAAAACAGAAAGATCCATAAAGATGCAGAATCTGCCCAGTCGTGCACAGACTCCAGTGGAAGTTTTGCCAAGCTGAATGGTCTCTTTGACAGCCCAGTCAAGGAATATCAACAGAATATAGATTCTCCCAAATTGTATAGTAACCTGCTGACCAGTCGGAAAGAGCTGCCACCCAATGGAGATACGAAATGCATGGTCATGGACCATCGAGGCCAACCTCCCGAGCTGGCTGCTCTCCCGACACCTGAGTCTACACCTGTGCTTCACCAGAAGACCCTGCAGGCCATGAAGAGCCACTCAGACAAGGCCCACAACCATGGGGCTTCAAGGAAAGAAACCCCCCAGTTTTTTCCTTCTAGTCCTCCACCCCATTCCCCACTAAGTCATGGACATATCCCCAGTGCCATTGTCCTTCCTAATGCTACCCATGACTACAacacatctttctcaaactccaaTGCTCACAAAGCTGAAAAGAAACTTCAAAACATTGACCACCCTCTTACAAAGTCATCCAGTAAAAGAGATCACCGGCGTTCTGTGGATTCCAGAAATACCCTCAACGATCTCCTGAAGCATCTAAATGACCCAAATAGTAACCCCAAAGCCATCATGGGAGACATCCAAATGGCCCACCAGACCCTAATGCTGGATCCCGTGGGACCTATGTCTGAGGTCCCGCCCAAGGTCCCTAACCGCGAGGCATCACTCTACTCTCCTCCCTCGACTCTCCCCAGAAATAGCCCAACCAAGCGAGTGGACGTCCCCACCACTCCTGGCGTCCCAATGACTTCTCTGGAAAGACAAAGGGGTTATCATAAAAATTCCTCCCAGAGGCACTCTATATCTGCTATGCCTAAAAACTTAAGTTCACCAAATGGTGTTTTGTTATCTAGACAGCCTAGTATGAACCGTGGAGGCTACATGCCGACCCCCGCAGGGGCGAAGGTGGACTATATTCAGGGAACACCGGTGAGTGTTCATCTGCAGCCTTCCCTCTCCAGACAGAGCAGCTACACCAGTAATGGCACCCTTCCCAGGACGGGACTAAAGAGGACACCGTCCTTAAAACCTGACGTACCACCAAAGCCTTCATTTGTTCCCCAAACCACATCTGTCAGACCACTGAACAAATATACTTACTAG